GCTTAAAACTGACGGTAAGTTATTTCTGAATATAAGCGCTTCACTGCTAGGCACGCCAGAACATCAGAAAGGTTTAACTGCTGATATGCTGGCCGAGCTGGAAATACCGCAACATTCGATAGTCATTGAATTGTCTGAACAACATCCTTTTGATCAGTATGGCCTGACGCTTGAAGCTGTGCAGCATTACAGAGGAATGGGATTCGACATTGCGATTGATGACCTGGGTAGTGGTTATTCTGGCCTGAAACTCTGGTTAGAGTTGCAACCTAACATTGTTAAGATCGATAAACATTTTGTGCATAACGTTGATCGTGAACCGATTAAGCGCCAGTTTGTAAAATCGATATGCGGTATTGCCAATGGTGTTGGTTGTTCAATTATTGCTGAAGGCATAGAGACCAAGTCTGAGTTGCTTACTTTAAAGGAGTTGGGGGTCACTATCGGACAAGGGTTTTATCTTGGACGGCCTTCGCCTGATTTGTCAGATCCGCCGGGAGAATATACCTGGTTACCTAAACCGCTTCGGGAAGGAAATGATTCGGATATGGCTGAGACGGCTTCCGTGCTGGTCCAGCCCGCGCCTGCTCTGTCACAAAATGATGAGTTAGAGCTGGCGAGTGTATTATTCAAGGATAATCCTGCATACAACGCGCTGGCAGTGCTTGAGGACGGCAGGCCGGTAGGGACTGTTGGGCGCTCAAAGCTGCTGGAGTTGTTTTCGACACAATATGGTCGTGCTTTATACGAGCATAAGCCTGTTTCGGTGATGCTGGATGACGCTTTAATTATCGAAAGTGATATGTCACTTGAAAAGGTTTCGCAGATAGTTACTGAGCAGAATGACGTGTATTTGAACCAGGGGTTAGTGATCACCCGGAAGGGGTTGTATGTAGGCTTGGGTAATGTGCGGGATTTGTTAAAGAAAATTACTGAGTTAAAAATTCGCAATGCACGTTATGCCAATCCACTGACACTGTTACCTGGAAATGTTCCGATTAGTCGAGAGATTGATGGTCTGTTAAAGCGCACTGAAAATTTCAGAGTTGCGTATTTTGATATTAATTATTTTAAGCCGTTTAACGACTCCTATGGCTATGTGAAAGGTGATTATCTGATTCAGCAACTGGGAAGTTTACTAACTCGCTTTGCTAACGGCGATAATTTTACCGGACATGTGGGCGGTGATGATTTTGTTGTGGTTTTTCGTTGTGAAGATTGGCTTGAGCGCTGTCAGAAGATAGTTGCTGAGTTCGATAATTCTATCCGCGAGTATTACAGCCCTCAGGATTTGGAGCGGGGCGGCATCTGGTCGCAAAGTCGCAGTGGTGAGTCTACTTTTTTTCCTGTTCTCAGTTTGTCTGTGGGTATCGTTCATCCAGATCCATATAAATGTCTCAGTTATCATGAAGTGGCAGAATTAGCTGCAGAGGCAAAGAAACAGGCTAAGCTGGCGGATGGCAGTCATATTTTTATTTCCCGGCGACGTAAGCAAGGTAGCAGTGAGAATGAGTCTGAAAGCGAATAACGAAGATGGTTTTATATTGGCAATCCTACCTGTGATAGAGTAACCGCCTGATATTTATCGAGGCCTAATCTATGTCCTGGCACCCAGGGTTTTCCCGTGATGATGTTGAGATTGTTACGAATAAAACGGTTTATAGTGGTTTTTTTAAAGTATCCGAATTAGAGATCCGGCATGCGCGATTTGCTGGCGGTTCGATAGATATTCGTCGGGAGTTATTACACCGGGGAGATGCTGTCTGTGTCTTACTGTTTGATCCTGCTATGAATGCTGTCGTATTAATTGAGCAGTTTCGGATTGGTGCTGTTGATAAATCTCCCAGTCCCTGGTTGCTGGAGTTGATCGCAGGTATGGTTGAGCCTGGTGAGACCGCTCAGGATGTTGCCCGTCGAGAGGCGGTTGAAGAGGCGGGGGCTATTATCCATGATCTGATGCCTATAACGCGTTATTCACCCAGTGTTGGTGGTTGTGATGAATATGTTGACCTGTTTTGTGCGCGTGTAGACGCTAGTAATCTGGGTGGATTACATGGTCTGGAAGCAGAGGGCGAGGATATTAAAGTACATGTGTTACCCTTGTGTGAGGCATTCGAGCTTGTTGTAAATGGCCAAATTGATAATGCAGGCACTATTATCGCTTTGCAGTGGCTGCAACTGAACAAGGAAACTGTTCTTCAGCGCTGGAGCTGAAGTTCTGAAATATACAGACCGTGCTATATGCTTCAATTAATAGGTGGTAGTTTTTGACTGAAGTGTTTTATAAAGTTGGTAATCAAATTTATGCGTAGACGTTATATTCCGGATATTGTTAAGCAGATGGCTGATTGTGAGGCGAACTATGTACGCCTTATGCGTCTGTTGCCGGATATTGATAACTGTGATGAACGTGAATTTGAGATTCACTGGCAAGGTCAGAATAGTTCGGTTCGCTTGCAGGTAGAGGAGCGTTTTACCTATACAACGACAGTGCGTGTGAGCCATTTGTTTGAGCATGACTGGCTTAAAGCGCCATGTCTGTTGGTCAGGATGTATCATGATGCGCGAGCCGCTGAGGTTATTTGCATTATGCGCGGTAAGCAGTTGCGTGGTGTTTATAAGTATCCGAATATGGATATGCGTCAGCCGGATGAAAAGGCGCAAGTGAATCAATATCTGGGCGAGTGGCTGAGTCATTGCCTTACCCATGGACATGTAACCGAAGCAGTATTTTCCGTTGGCTAATCAAACTATCCGTCTTGTGCAGGTGACTGATTGTCACTTACAGAATGATCCTACCCAGTTATATCGACACCATGATGTTGAGTCTCAGCTCGATCAGATGCTTGCGCATCTTTCTACTGAGCTGCCCGCAGAAACCCTGTTGTTGCTAACCGGAGATAATGTTCATCATGGTGGTGTTGACGCATATAAACGGCTGGTGGAAAAAATAGATGTTGTGCCATTCGATGCTGTATGGATTCCCGGTAATCATGATGATTTGGCGATAATGAGAGCGTGCGGTGGCGCGCTAAATCGGAAGGTTATTCTGTTAAAGGGATGGTGTTTGATTTTATTGGACAGTACGTCTGAGCCAGATGGAAAAGGCAGTGGGTCGCTTGGCAGTAAAGAGTTGGAGTTTCTTCAGCAAGCCCTTCAGCAGAATGTTGATAAGCATTGTCTGATAGTGCTGCACCATAATCCGTTATCTGTAGAAAGTGGTTGGCAGGATTCCATTATGCTGGCTGATGCGGAACAGTTTTGGCAAACATTAGCGCCGTTTGATCATATTCGCGGCCTTATCTGTGGCCATGTTCATCAGGAATGGCACTGGCAGTGGAATGGCGTGGACGTGATGAGCTGTCCTTCATCCTCTGTTCAATTCAAAAAACGTTGTGATGATATGACGCTCGAAGATGATCCTGAGCTGCAAGCGCCAGCATACAGGTTATTAGAGTTGTTGGAATATGGTGATATTAGTAGCCAGGTTAAGCGGGTTAACCTGGTTGATAATTAGAATATATCGTCAGTCTGGCTTTCTCCGCCAGAAGCCTGGCCCGGACCAGTTGCTACTTCTGTAGGTACTTTATTTGCCGGGAATATTTCAAAGACAGCATTTTCTTGCCCCGGATAAGCCAATAAGCCTGTTTCAGGATCAATACGACGTGAAATGATGCCGTCAGGTTTTGCGATAGGTTCATCAGTACTGTCAGCCAGTGCTATGCTCATGAAGTCTATCCAGATTGGCAATGCAGCACTCCCCCCGAATTCTCTTCGTCCCAAGGTGGACGGTTGGTCGAATCCTACCCAGGCAGTTGCAACAACATCTTTATTGAAGCCGGAGAACCATGCGTCTTTCTGATCATTCGTGGTACCTGTCTTTCCCGCAATGTCAGTTCGTTTCAAACTGAGGGCCCGACGCCCTGTGCCGTGAGTGATTACGTCTTGCATGATATCGTAAATCATATAAGCCGCTTGTGGTTGCATGATTTGTTCGGCAATCGGCAGTTGAGAGATTTTACTGCCCGAAAGTTCGAGTTTATCAGTGTTACTGTTAGTTTCCTGCGCTGCCTGCTGAATAGTTGTGAGCTCGATATCTTTTATATTACTTGGGGTCTCGGTTACCGGTGCCGAATATTCACAGCCAGAACATACCGTAACCGGCTGAGCCTGAAATAAGGTTTTGCCGGCAGCGTTTTCCATACGTTCAATGAAATAAGGACTAACTTTATAACCCTGGTTAGCGAGTCCTGCATAACCAGTTACTAGTTCTAATGGTGTCACATCTGCACTGCCTAACGATAACGACAGGTTTTGTGGAATTCGTGTTTTATCAAAGCCAAAGCTGGTTAGATAATTAGTAGCTGTGTCGATGCCAATAGAACGAAGGATTCTGATGGAGACCAGGTTGCGTGAGCGATACAACGCTTCGCGTAAGCGAGTAGGGCCATAGAACTTTTTACTGTAGTTTTCAGGACGCCAGCTGGCTTCAAGATCATTGTCATTAAGTACAACAGGCGCGTCATTAATAGTGGTTGCAGGTGTAAAGCCTTGCTCTAATGCCGATGCATAAATAAACGGTTTAAAGTTTGAGCCTGGTTGGCGAAGAGCCTGGGTGGCGCGGTTAAATTTGTTATGCACAAAGTTAAAGCCACCGACTAAGGCATTTAAGGCTCCGTCTTTTGGTGACAGGGCGACAAATGCGCCCTGCACATGAGGAATTTGTGTCAGGCGCCACTGGTTTTCTTCGTCGCCGGGTACGACACGCACCATGTCGCCAATTGTAAGGATATCACTGGCGTTTTTGGGGGCGGCCCCCATCCTGTTAGGGCCTTTGTAGGCTTTAGCCCAATTGATATTGTCCCAATCAAGAGTGATTTCTTCTCCAGATTTTAAACGAGCGCTTGCTGACTGTTCATCTACTGTAGTTATTACTGCAGGAAGCAGACTGCCATAGACCGTTTGTTTTTTAAAGAATGCTTTTAGGCCTTCATCAGTAAGGTCTTCAGTAGTCGCTTCAGGGCCAAAGTAACCATGGCGCTCAGTGTATGCTAATAAGCCTTTCTCAAGAGCTGCGTTTGCAGCTGTTTGCATCGCACTGTCTAAAGTTGTGTAGACCTTTAAACCATCGGTATAGAGAGCATCCTGAAAGTGCTCATAAAGGCGGTTACGTACCATTTCTGCAACATATGGGGCATATAGCTCAATCTGTGTACCGTGGTATTCGGCGGTAACCGGAGCTTCAACTGCTTCTTCGTAAGCCTGATCATCAATAAAGCTCAGAGTGTGCATCCGCTTCAGGATCCAGTTACGGCGTTCTAAAGCCCGGCTGGGGTTTGTTATGGGGTTATATGCGGAAGGGGCTTTCGGTAAGCCTGCGATCATTGCGTACTGAGCGACGCTGAGTTCATCAATGTTTTTTCCATAGTAAATTCTTGCAGCTGCCTGGATGCCATATGAACGATGGCCAAGATAAATTTTATTGATGTACAACTCAAAAATCTGTTCTTTACTGAGCTCTTGCTCAATGCGAAGAGAGAGTAAGATTTCATTAAATTTACGTACAAAAGATCGTTCACGGGTCAGGAAGTAGTTTTTTGCTACCTGCATAGTGATGGTACTGCCACCACTTTTGATTTTACCGCTACTGGCTAACTGGTATGCCGCCCGGGCAAGACCTTTGATGTCTATACCAAAGTGATTGAAAAAATTACGGTCTTCAGCAGCAAGTAGGGCATTTATAAAGGTTTGCGGAACTTGTTCGAAACTGATGGGAGTGCGGCGTTTTTCACCAAATTCAGCAATCAGCTTTTTATCTGCTGAGTAAATGCGTAATGGTGTCTGCAGTTTAACGTCTTTTAGTGTTTGGACATCAGGCAGCTTTGGTGCGTAGTGATAATACGCGCCACCAAGTGCTGCGAAACCGAGGATTATTCCCACAAGAGACAATGTCAGGCCGATTTTTAATAAAGTTTTCATTAAAGTCATTCTATTGTGGGTTTTAAAGTAAGTTTACTTGCTGCCGAGACATTATATCTGTATCTAAGTAATGGTCACTAGTGAAACAGCGTTGAAATTTATATATATTTAGGGTTAGAACTATATTTAATCGCATGCTTGCTATTTTTAAGGACTACTTATCGTGTTGAGCTTTCTGAAAAAGCAAGAAAAAGGCTGGGTCGGTGTAGATATAGGTACATCATCAGTGAAAATGGTTGCTTTGTCTAAACGCGGTGCTGACCTTAGGGTTGATGCATATGCAATCGTCCCTTTGCCACCAACGGCGGTAATCGATAATAGTATTCAGGATGTAGGCCAGGTATCTGAAATGATAGAGCGTGGCCTTAAAATTTGTAATAAGCCTCTTAATCAAGCTGTGACAGCAGTACCTTCATCTGCAGTGATTTCCAAAACAATTGAGCTGAGTGATTCTTTTACCGAGTTTGATCTTGAAGAACAGATTAAAATAGAAGCAGATCGCTTTATTCCTTATCCTCTTGATGAAGTGGCGCTTGATTTTGAAATTATTCGGCCTTCTCCTTCAACTCCTGGCCTAAATGAAATTTTGTTAGTTGCCTGCAGAAACAACGATGTTGAAAAAAGAGAAGATGCTATAAATAGTGCTGATCTGAACTGTCAGGTGGTTGATGTTGATAGTTTTTGTATCGAGCGGGTATATCCTCTTCTTGCACTGGATGATGCCGATAATCAGGCCTTGATTGGTTTGGTTGATATCGGTGCTGCTACTCTGACGTTAAATGTCTTCAAAAACAATCAGATAGTTTATAGCCGTGAGCAGGCATTTGGTGGTAATGACTTATCTCATCTACTGCAGCAGCACGCGGGAGTTAATCCTGCTGATATTGATCACCAGTTGCGCAGTGGTGAGCTAGGTCTAGAGCTAATGGAAACTGTGGTATTACCGTTTCGAAGCACTATTAGCCAACAAATATCCAGAGCTCTGCAATTCTTTTATTCATCAGGTGCTCATAACCAATTGACTAAGCTATGTTTACAGGGCGGTGGAGTGACAATTGAAGGGTTAGCCGATATTGTTGCTGAAGAGGTTGGTGTAGCAACTGAGTTAGCTAATCCGTTTGCTGGTATGGATATAGACTCTAAAATCAATCCTGCCAGGTTGGCGCATGACGCCCCTTCGTTGGTAAAAGCCTGTGGCATGTCGCTGCGTAGCTTCGAGCATTGATCAATAGGATTACGAATGGCACGAATAAATCTCAGGGCCTGGCGGGAAGAGAAGGCAGCTCAGCGACAGAAGCAGTTCATGGTCAATATCTTGTCGTGTGCATTTTTGGCAGTAGCTGTTGTTTTGTTGGTGGGTTTTTATTTTGATTTTCAAACTGACCGACAGCGAGTGAGAAATAATTACCTGAATAGCGAAATTGCCCAGTTAGATGTCCAGCTTGCGGAAATAAAAGAGCTGAATGTTGAGCGAACTCGATTAACCGACCGGTTAAAGGCAATTCAGGATTTACAATCGAGCAGACCGTTAATTGTCAGAAACTTTGATGAATTGGTTCGGGTTCAGCCTGATGGCGTATTGTATTCTTCGCTGTCACGTACAGGTGATGTTATTACACTGAATGGTCTGGCACAGAAAAGCGCAGACGTGTCTGCTTTGATGCGACAGATATATTCAAGTGTATGGTTTGGCGAACCGAACCTGACAAAAGTTGCGAATGCAGACAGCATGAAGAATTTCGATCTGACCGTACCTGTATTAAAGCCTTCTCTGGATGAGGTGAAATAAGTATGGATAGGCTGGCGAATAGTTTTAAGGGCTTTGATCCGGATAACCTTGACTTTAGTATGGCTGGAAACTGGCCAATAGGTGTGAAGATTGTCTGTTACCTGCTTGTATTTGGTGTGGTGATTGCGGGAGGTGTTTACTTCCACATATCTGATGCCGAAAAACGTCTTAATAATGAGGTATCAGCAGAGTCAGGATTGAAGCTTCAGGTGCAGGCTAAGGCTGGCCAGATAGCAAACTTGGATGCTTTGCGAAAGCAGATGGCAGATGTTCAGGGGAGATTTTCGGAGCTTCTTAAACAGCTGCCGACGGAAAAAGAAGTGCCGGGCTTGTTAGAAGATATATCTGATATTGGTCGTTCCAGTGGGTTGGATATTCAGGTAATTCAATTGGCGGCAGAGCAAAAGAATAAGTTCTATATTGAATTGCCTATCGATATACAGGTGACGGGGACATACCATCAGTTAGGTCAGTTTGTCAGTGGCGTTGCGGCTTTGTCACGTATTGTAACTTTGCATGACTATAGAATTACACCGGGCGATAACTTGTTATCGATGAATATAAGCGCAAAGACATATCGTTATGATGACAGTAATTAATATTGTAAAAAGTGCAGTTTATATTTTATTGGTTTTTGTTGTTACTGCCTGTGTATGGGTGGAAGATCCTGATGACTTGCGTCATTTTGTACAGCAGCAGCGTCAAGCGGCAGCACCTCCAATAGAGCCTCTGCCTGAGTTTAAGCCTTATCATAGCTTTGTGTATGAGGGCGCAAGCCTTCGTGATCCGTTTCAGAGCCTTGTTCAACTAAGCGACGGAAATACTGCCGAAGATCCGATTTTTAATAATGCAGATAACAGTTTGCTGCCAGATTCCGAACGTCCTAAATCTTATCTGGAAGAGTTTTCCTTAGATTTGTTGAGTATGGTTGGGACTATCGGAATGAGTCAGAGGCGTTGGGCGCTGATTAAAGATAACAAAGGCGAAGTGCACCGTGTGACTGTCGGAGATTACATGGGACTGGATTTTGGGCAGGTGATGACCGTTAGTAACGGGTTTGTTGAGTTGAAAGAAATTGTGCCGAATGGCCGCGGTGGATGGATGACCCGACAGCGTAGCATAGTAATGGATGAAGAATGATGATTTTAGAGCAGCAGTTTTATCGATTGGGTGCGGCGTTTTTCTTACCGTTGGTTTCTATCCGTACAGCTTTTAAAGTACTAAGTGTTTGTTTACTAACTAGTATAAGTCAGTTGGCTCAGTCTGCTGATGTGCAGTTATTAAAGTCTTCTTTTGTTAGTTTACCTAATGATAAGTTAGAAATGCGGTTTGATTTTGATGTGCCGCCTTCAGTGCCAAAAGCATATATGACGAACAGCCCGGCACGATTAGTTTTAGACTTATGGGGCGTTGAAAATATTCAGGATATGCGTAACTTGGCAGTGGAAAGTGGCAAGGTTCGTAGCGTGAATTTTGCCCAGGTACCTGGGCGTTTGCGAGTAGTCATGAATTTATATGCTGCTACTGCATTTGATACTTACGCTGATGGTAATAGCCTGTTTGTTGTAGTTGGAGATCTAAATAGAGAAGATACAAAAGCTGTAGCCAAGACAGAACAGGCAGCGGCCGATAATCGTTTAAATGCTGTAGCTGATCCGACAAAGCCTCAGCGCACGCGAGTTCAGGGAGTTGACTTTGAAAGAACCCCTGAAGGTGGTGGCAGGGTAGTGGTGACACTGTCTGATGATAAGGCAGGAGTAGATATTGTTGAAGAGGGCAACAATATTGTTGTTAATCTGGTTGGGGTTGAACTTTCCCAAGCATTGCAGCAGCGGGTAGATGTGCAGGATTTTGCTACGCCTGTACTGTTTATCGATTCAATTGCCAGTGGTGAAAATACCAGTATCTTAGTAAAGCCTTCCGCGGAACCTTATGACTATCTTGCGTATCAAACTAATAATCAGTTGTGGATAGAGCTTAAGCCGTTAACGCAGGAAGCGCTTGAAGAGCGCGAAGAGCGTTTTCCTTATACAGGTGAGCGTATTGACTTAGATTTTCAAAATGTTGAAGTACGTTCAGTTCTACAAATCCTTGCTGAGGTTGCCGAGAAAAACTTGGTTGTGAGTGATCAGGTTGGCGGTAATATTACCTTGCGACTTAAGAATGTTCCCTGGGATCAGGCGCTGGATTTGATTTTAAGTACGAATAAACTGGATAAGCGAGAAATTGGCAACGTTTTGTTAATTGGTACTGCTGCAGAAATTGCTGAGCGTGAACGGATTGAGTTGGAAAGTAGTAAACAAGTTGAAGAGCTTTCGCCGTTGCGTACTGAGTTTATTCAGGTTGATTACCGTAAAGCGTCGGATATGGTCAGCCGGCTAACAGAAGCAAGATTGATTTCCGAGCGCGGCTTCATTCTCGCTGATGATGAAACGAATACGTTAATGATTCGTGAAACGGCTAAAGGTTTGACTGATGTGCGTAAAACACTGAGTCGTTTTGATACTGAGGTTGCTCAGGTATTGATTGAGGCTCGGTTGGTGACTGCAAACACTGATGTGACAAAAGACTTGGGTGTAAAGTGGGGAGTAGGGTATACCGAAACGCATGGGGATGGATCTTCAGTGACTTTAGGACGGAGTATCGCTGATATTAATAGTCCTGGTGGAAATACAGGTCTAAATGTGGATCTGGGTGCGCAGGCTGTTAATGCGACAGGTCTTGCCATTGGTTTACGGTCAGGGTCTAGCACTTTACTTGGATTGGAACTATCTGCGCTCGAATCTGATGGTCGGGTAGATGTTATTTCTCAGCCTAAAGTAGTCACCACTAATGGAAAAAAAGCCTTAATTCAATCGGGTACTGAGATCCCATTTCAATCAGTTGATGAGGATGGAAAAGTTAGTATTGAATTTAAAGACGTCGTACTATCACTTGATGTGACACCGCGAATTAATCCTGGTGATCGTGTAGCTATGGACTTGGTGATAAAAAAAGATTCAATAGGTGATCTTTTACCTAATGGTGAAATCAGCATAATTAATAATGAGCTGGAAACGTCGATCGTTGTTCCAGACGGGCAAACAATCGTGCTTGGTGGGGTCTTTGAAAATACAAAGCGTAATACAATCAATAAAACTCCGTTGTTGGGTGATTTGCCTGTAGTTGGTAATTTATTTCGGAATACGCAGACTAAAAATACGAAGGCAGAACTGCTTATTTTCATAACGCCTAAGTTAATACGTGAGTCGTTGTCGGTCAGATAATACTAAT
The DNA window shown above is from Aliamphritea ceti and carries:
- a CDS encoding GGDEF domain-containing protein, translated to MGLSTRLNIDYEEQLLRSLIAKDSLIPHFQPIVDLRTGETIGHEALIRGPEGSSLYSPDSLFQAAIRCGLMHTLELSCRRLSLQRFAELKTDGKLFLNISASLLGTPEHQKGLTADMLAELEIPQHSIVIELSEQHPFDQYGLTLEAVQHYRGMGFDIAIDDLGSGYSGLKLWLELQPNIVKIDKHFVHNVDREPIKRQFVKSICGIANGVGCSIIAEGIETKSELLTLKELGVTIGQGFYLGRPSPDLSDPPGEYTWLPKPLREGNDSDMAETASVLVQPAPALSQNDELELASVLFKDNPAYNALAVLEDGRPVGTVGRSKLLELFSTQYGRALYEHKPVSVMLDDALIIESDMSLEKVSQIVTEQNDVYLNQGLVITRKGLYVGLGNVRDLLKKITELKIRNARYANPLTLLPGNVPISREIDGLLKRTENFRVAYFDINYFKPFNDSYGYVKGDYLIQQLGSLLTRFANGDNFTGHVGGDDFVVVFRCEDWLERCQKIVAEFDNSIREYYSPQDLERGGIWSQSRSGESTFFPVLSLSVGIVHPDPYKCLSYHEVAELAAEAKKQAKLADGSHIFISRRRKQGSSENESESE
- a CDS encoding NUDIX domain-containing protein produces the protein MSWHPGFSRDDVEIVTNKTVYSGFFKVSELEIRHARFAGGSIDIRRELLHRGDAVCVLLFDPAMNAVVLIEQFRIGAVDKSPSPWLLELIAGMVEPGETAQDVARREAVEEAGAIIHDLMPITRYSPSVGGCDEYVDLFCARVDASNLGGLHGLEAEGEDIKVHVLPLCEAFELVVNGQIDNAGTIIALQWLQLNKETVLQRWS
- a CDS encoding DUF1249 domain-containing protein, translated to MRRRYIPDIVKQMADCEANYVRLMRLLPDIDNCDEREFEIHWQGQNSSVRLQVEERFTYTTTVRVSHLFEHDWLKAPCLLVRMYHDARAAEVICIMRGKQLRGVYKYPNMDMRQPDEKAQVNQYLGEWLSHCLTHGHVTEAVFSVG
- a CDS encoding metallophosphoesterase, whose amino-acid sequence is MANQTIRLVQVTDCHLQNDPTQLYRHHDVESQLDQMLAHLSTELPAETLLLLTGDNVHHGGVDAYKRLVEKIDVVPFDAVWIPGNHDDLAIMRACGGALNRKVILLKGWCLILLDSTSEPDGKGSGSLGSKELEFLQQALQQNVDKHCLIVLHHNPLSVESGWQDSIMLADAEQFWQTLAPFDHIRGLICGHVHQEWHWQWNGVDVMSCPSSSVQFKKRCDDMTLEDDPELQAPAYRLLELLEYGDISSQVKRVNLVDN
- a CDS encoding penicillin-binding protein 1A, with protein sequence MKTLLKIGLTLSLVGIILGFAALGGAYYHYAPKLPDVQTLKDVKLQTPLRIYSADKKLIAEFGEKRRTPISFEQVPQTFINALLAAEDRNFFNHFGIDIKGLARAAYQLASSGKIKSGGSTITMQVAKNYFLTRERSFVRKFNEILLSLRIEQELSKEQIFELYINKIYLGHRSYGIQAAARIYYGKNIDELSVAQYAMIAGLPKAPSAYNPITNPSRALERRNWILKRMHTLSFIDDQAYEEAVEAPVTAEYHGTQIELYAPYVAEMVRNRLYEHFQDALYTDGLKVYTTLDSAMQTAANAALEKGLLAYTERHGYFGPEATTEDLTDEGLKAFFKKQTVYGSLLPAVITTVDEQSASARLKSGEEITLDWDNINWAKAYKGPNRMGAAPKNASDILTIGDMVRVVPGDEENQWRLTQIPHVQGAFVALSPKDGALNALVGGFNFVHNKFNRATQALRQPGSNFKPFIYASALEQGFTPATTINDAPVVLNDNDLEASWRPENYSKKFYGPTRLREALYRSRNLVSIRILRSIGIDTATNYLTSFGFDKTRIPQNLSLSLGSADVTPLELVTGYAGLANQGYKVSPYFIERMENAAGKTLFQAQPVTVCSGCEYSAPVTETPSNIKDIELTTIQQAAQETNSNTDKLELSGSKISQLPIAEQIMQPQAAYMIYDIMQDVITHGTGRRALSLKRTDIAGKTGTTNDQKDAWFSGFNKDVVATAWVGFDQPSTLGRREFGGSAALPIWIDFMSIALADSTDEPIAKPDGIISRRIDPETGLLAYPGQENAVFEIFPANKVPTEVATGPGQASGGESQTDDIF
- the pilM gene encoding pilus assembly protein PilM, with translation MLSFLKKQEKGWVGVDIGTSSVKMVALSKRGADLRVDAYAIVPLPPTAVIDNSIQDVGQVSEMIERGLKICNKPLNQAVTAVPSSAVISKTIELSDSFTEFDLEEQIKIEADRFIPYPLDEVALDFEIIRPSPSTPGLNEILLVACRNNDVEKREDAINSADLNCQVVDVDSFCIERVYPLLALDDADNQALIGLVDIGAATLTLNVFKNNQIVYSREQAFGGNDLSHLLQQHAGVNPADIDHQLRSGELGLELMETVVLPFRSTISQQISRALQFFYSSGAHNQLTKLCLQGGGVTIEGLADIVAEEVGVATELANPFAGMDIDSKINPARLAHDAPSLVKACGMSLRSFEH
- a CDS encoding PilN domain-containing protein, with amino-acid sequence MARINLRAWREEKAAQRQKQFMVNILSCAFLAVAVVLLVGFYFDFQTDRQRVRNNYLNSEIAQLDVQLAEIKELNVERTRLTDRLKAIQDLQSSRPLIVRNFDELVRVQPDGVLYSSLSRTGDVITLNGLAQKSADVSALMRQIYSSVWFGEPNLTKVANADSMKNFDLTVPVLKPSLDEVK
- a CDS encoding type 4a pilus biogenesis protein PilO, yielding MDRLANSFKGFDPDNLDFSMAGNWPIGVKIVCYLLVFGVVIAGGVYFHISDAEKRLNNEVSAESGLKLQVQAKAGQIANLDALRKQMADVQGRFSELLKQLPTEKEVPGLLEDISDIGRSSGLDIQVIQLAAEQKNKFYIELPIDIQVTGTYHQLGQFVSGVAALSRIVTLHDYRITPGDNLLSMNISAKTYRYDDSN
- a CDS encoding pilus assembly protein PilP, with protein sequence MMTVINIVKSAVYILLVFVVTACVWVEDPDDLRHFVQQQRQAAAPPIEPLPEFKPYHSFVYEGASLRDPFQSLVQLSDGNTAEDPIFNNADNSLLPDSERPKSYLEEFSLDLLSMVGTIGMSQRRWALIKDNKGEVHRVTVGDYMGLDFGQVMTVSNGFVELKEIVPNGRGGWMTRQRSIVMDEE
- a CDS encoding type IV pilus secretin PilQ; protein product: MMILEQQFYRLGAAFFLPLVSIRTAFKVLSVCLLTSISQLAQSADVQLLKSSFVSLPNDKLEMRFDFDVPPSVPKAYMTNSPARLVLDLWGVENIQDMRNLAVESGKVRSVNFAQVPGRLRVVMNLYAATAFDTYADGNSLFVVVGDLNREDTKAVAKTEQAAADNRLNAVADPTKPQRTRVQGVDFERTPEGGGRVVVTLSDDKAGVDIVEEGNNIVVNLVGVELSQALQQRVDVQDFATPVLFIDSIASGENTSILVKPSAEPYDYLAYQTNNQLWIELKPLTQEALEEREERFPYTGERIDLDFQNVEVRSVLQILAEVAEKNLVVSDQVGGNITLRLKNVPWDQALDLILSTNKLDKREIGNVLLIGTAAEIAERERIELESSKQVEELSPLRTEFIQVDYRKASDMVSRLTEARLISERGFILADDETNTLMIRETAKGLTDVRKTLSRFDTEVAQVLIEARLVTANTDVTKDLGVKWGVGYTETHGDGSSVTLGRSIADINSPGGNTGLNVDLGAQAVNATGLAIGLRSGSSTLLGLELSALESDGRVDVISQPKVVTTNGKKALIQSGTEIPFQSVDEDGKVSIEFKDVVLSLDVTPRINPGDRVAMDLVIKKDSIGDLLPNGEISIINNELETSIVVPDGQTIVLGGVFENTKRNTINKTPLLGDLPVVGNLFRNTQTKNTKAELLIFITPKLIRESLSVR